One window from the genome of Acidimicrobiales bacterium encodes:
- a CDS encoding GNAT family N-acetyltransferase, with translation MPEPADPSTSIATSPSGGYPAHWEADVVLSDGGTMHVRPIRPDDGERLEAFHARQSPESIYFRYFSPRPRLTPRDIERLTHLDYADRMAFVGLIGDELVGIARYDRLPTQSVAEVAFFTDDRHAGRGMATVLLEYLAAAAREVGIAGFTATVLPNNRKMLGVFHQVGFETKSRFADGVIEVELGIEPTPEALAKIEERARLAYARSVRRILRPHSIAVVGASRTPGTIGNELVRRIVLGGFHGPVYPVNPHASYVASVRAHRTVSDVPDEVDVAVICVPAEAVLDVVRDCARKRVQGLVVISAGFAETGPAGADLERQVVELAHRHGMRLVGPNSMGFVNTDPDVQLGATYLGHLPKRGRIGFSSQSGTLGAAVLSHLRQLDLGISTFVSVGNRPDVSGNDLLQYWEDDPETDLVLLYLENFGNPRNFARICRRMCRSKPVIAVKSGRGMSRGPGAREAATDDDWPAEASIDAMLRQTGVIRVDTLEQLFDVTRVLTHQPVPNGRRVALISNSWGPAVLAADACVGAGLQLADLAPETSARMRARVEGLSGGPANRAANPVDLGYAAGPDDFQAAVAAVLDDPGVDAVLVVHAPPVPEGSEAVHAALADVAATGDIPVVATFLALGERLVQHPVRCLPVFEFPEAAAQALGRVAAYGQWRAQDPGAVPEYDDVDHDAVQRLVDRALADAPAGAWLDAATARAVLDAAGVAGVRQTAVRGADEAVAAAAEVGYPIALKATGLPRLAKTEAGGVAIDVHDDDEVRQAFGRMVELLGTAMEPALVQQMAPPGVDCLVEVHQHPSLGAVIRFGLGGVSARGLDTAMQVLPLTDADARRLVAMSPVAALIAEQGPQAAAAMAEALLRVAAIAQERPELAVIRCNPVIVSGEGAFVTDARVRVAPWRVPRDPVSPYRRLEAQPLPET, from the coding sequence GTGCCGGAGCCCGCGGATCCGTCGACGTCGATCGCGACCAGCCCGTCGGGTGGCTACCCGGCGCACTGGGAAGCCGATGTCGTCTTGTCCGACGGCGGCACCATGCACGTCCGCCCGATCCGGCCAGACGACGGCGAGCGGCTCGAGGCGTTCCACGCCCGCCAGTCGCCCGAGAGCATCTACTTCCGCTACTTCAGCCCACGTCCGCGGCTGACGCCCCGCGACATCGAGCGGCTCACGCACCTCGACTACGCCGACCGCATGGCGTTCGTCGGCCTCATCGGCGACGAGCTGGTGGGTATCGCCCGCTACGACCGGCTGCCCACCCAGTCCGTGGCCGAGGTCGCCTTCTTCACCGACGACCGCCACGCCGGCCGCGGCATGGCCACCGTCCTGCTCGAGTACCTCGCGGCAGCGGCACGTGAGGTCGGCATCGCCGGGTTCACCGCCACCGTGTTGCCGAACAACCGCAAGATGCTCGGCGTCTTCCACCAAGTGGGTTTCGAGACCAAGAGCCGGTTCGCCGACGGCGTGATCGAAGTCGAGCTCGGCATCGAACCGACCCCCGAGGCACTGGCCAAGATCGAAGAGCGCGCCCGACTCGCATACGCGCGCTCGGTTCGGCGCATCTTGCGGCCGCACTCGATCGCGGTCGTGGGCGCGTCCCGGACGCCCGGCACGATCGGCAACGAGCTGGTGCGCCGCATCGTGCTCGGCGGATTCCACGGCCCGGTGTATCCCGTGAACCCGCACGCGTCGTACGTGGCGAGCGTGCGTGCCCATCGCACGGTGAGCGACGTGCCCGACGAGGTCGACGTGGCCGTGATCTGCGTGCCGGCCGAGGCCGTGCTCGACGTGGTCCGTGACTGCGCCCGCAAGCGGGTGCAAGGCCTGGTGGTGATCAGCGCCGGCTTCGCCGAGACGGGCCCGGCCGGCGCGGACCTCGAGCGCCAGGTGGTCGAGCTCGCGCATCGTCACGGCATGCGTCTCGTGGGGCCGAACTCGATGGGATTCGTGAACACCGACCCCGATGTGCAGCTCGGCGCCACATACCTCGGCCACCTTCCGAAGCGCGGCCGGATCGGGTTCTCCTCGCAGTCCGGCACCCTCGGCGCAGCGGTGCTCAGCCACCTCCGCCAACTCGACCTCGGCATCTCCACGTTCGTGTCGGTCGGCAACCGGCCCGACGTGTCGGGCAACGACCTCTTGCAGTACTGGGAAGACGACCCCGAGACCGACCTCGTGCTGCTGTACCTCGAGAACTTCGGCAACCCGCGCAACTTCGCCCGCATCTGCCGCCGCATGTGCCGATCGAAGCCGGTGATCGCCGTCAAGAGTGGCCGGGGGATGTCGCGCGGGCCCGGCGCGCGCGAGGCCGCAACCGACGACGACTGGCCCGCCGAGGCTTCCATCGACGCGATGCTGCGACAGACCGGCGTGATCCGGGTCGACACGTTGGAGCAGCTGTTCGACGTCACTCGAGTCCTCACGCATCAGCCGGTCCCCAACGGCCGACGGGTGGCGCTCATCTCCAACTCGTGGGGGCCGGCGGTCCTGGCGGCCGACGCGTGCGTGGGCGCGGGTCTGCAGCTCGCCGACCTGGCGCCCGAGACCAGCGCCCGGATGCGAGCGCGGGTCGAGGGCTTGTCAGGCGGGCCGGCGAACCGCGCCGCGAACCCGGTCGACCTCGGCTACGCCGCCGGTCCGGACGACTTCCAGGCCGCGGTCGCCGCGGTGCTCGACGACCCGGGGGTCGACGCGGTGCTGGTGGTGCACGCACCCCCGGTGCCCGAGGGCAGCGAGGCGGTGCACGCGGCGTTGGCCGACGTGGCGGCGACCGGCGACATCCCGGTGGTTGCCACGTTCCTGGCGTTGGGGGAGCGCCTCGTCCAGCACCCGGTTCGCTGCCTCCCGGTGTTCGAGTTCCCCGAGGCCGCTGCGCAGGCGCTGGGGCGCGTCGCCGCCTATGGCCAGTGGCGGGCGCAGGACCCCGGCGCAGTGCCCGAGTACGACGACGTCGACCACGATGCGGTGCAACGGCTGGTCGACCGCGCGTTGGCCGACGCCCCGGCGGGCGCCTGGCTCGACGCCGCGACGGCGCGGGCGGTGCTCGACGCGGCCGGTGTGGCGGGTGTGCGCCAGACCGCGGTGCGCGGCGCCGACGAGGCCGTGGCGGCGGCAGCCGAAGTCGGTTACCCGATCGCGTTGAAGGCCACGGGTCTGCCTCGCCTCGCGAAGACCGAGGCGGGTGGCGTGGCGATCGATGTGCACGACGATGACGAAGTGCGCCAGGCCTTCGGGCGGATGGTCGAACTGCTCGGCACGGCCATGGAGCCGGCGCTCGTGCAGCAGATGGCCCCGCCGGGGGTCGACTGCCTGGTCGAGGTCCACCAGCACCCCTCGCTGGGCGCGGTCATCCGCTTCGGTCTCGGCGGGGTGAGCGCTCGCGGTCTCGACACGGCCATGCAGGTCCTGCCGCTCACCGACGCCGATGCCCGACGCCTGGTGGCCATGTCACCGGTCGCTGCGCTGATCGCCGAGCAAGGCCCGCAGGCCGCAGCGGCGATGGCCGAAGCGCTGCTGCGTGTCGCCGCCATCGCGCAGGAGCGGCCGGAGCTGGCCGTGATCCGCTGCAACCCGGTGATCGTGTCGGGCGAAGGAGCGTTCGTGACCGACGCCCGGGTGCGCGTGGCCCCTTGGCGGGTGCCGCGCGATCCGGTGAGCCCGTACCGGCGCCTCGAAGCCCAGCCACTACCCGAGACCTGA
- a CDS encoding MoxR family ATPase codes for MTDLRSPGLRARLASRVVGRDREVELVLAALDAGRHILLEGPPGTGKSTLLRAIAIETGVGFEFVEGNAELTPARLVGHFDPALVLTEGYSPDVFVDGPLVAALRNGSLLYVEELNRVPEETLNALITVMSERELHVPRLGVVHAAPGFRLVAAMNPFDAVGTARISSAVYDRTCRLVVDYQPAADEARVVAFALSGEEPDEAPSPSPLRADANWLAKVVEVVRRTRTHPEVRVGSSVRGAIDTAMVATSLAALRGGTPADPALGLDAALVALSGRIRVREGVARPAEDIIRELWAEVFDPARQGRDEAGDGEAADAGKAAAPHRG; via the coding sequence TTGACCGACCTCCGTTCGCCCGGGCTCCGGGCCCGGCTCGCGAGCCGCGTCGTCGGCCGCGACCGCGAGGTCGAGCTGGTGCTCGCGGCGCTCGACGCCGGCCGCCACATCTTGCTCGAGGGCCCGCCCGGCACGGGCAAGTCCACGCTGTTGCGCGCGATCGCGATCGAGACGGGTGTGGGGTTCGAGTTCGTGGAGGGCAACGCCGAGCTGACCCCGGCGCGCCTGGTCGGCCACTTCGACCCCGCGCTGGTGCTCACCGAGGGCTACTCGCCCGACGTGTTCGTCGATGGTCCGCTCGTGGCGGCGTTGCGCAACGGCTCCCTGCTGTACGTCGAGGAGCTGAACCGTGTGCCCGAGGAGACGCTCAACGCGCTGATCACGGTGATGAGCGAGCGCGAGCTCCACGTCCCACGCCTCGGGGTGGTGCACGCCGCGCCGGGGTTCCGCCTGGTGGCAGCCATGAACCCGTTCGACGCGGTCGGCACCGCCCGCATCTCGTCCGCGGTCTACGACCGCACGTGCCGCCTCGTGGTCGACTACCAACCCGCGGCCGACGAAGCGCGGGTGGTGGCGTTCGCGCTCAGCGGTGAAGAGCCCGACGAGGCCCCGTCGCCGAGCCCGCTGCGGGCCGACGCGAACTGGCTGGCCAAGGTGGTCGAAGTCGTCCGGCGCACTCGCACGCATCCCGAAGTGCGGGTCGGGTCGTCGGTCCGTGGCGCGATCGACACGGCCATGGTCGCCACCTCGCTCGCGGCGTTGCGCGGTGGCACGCCGGCCGACCCCGCGCTCGGCCTCGACGCCGCGCTGGTGGCGTTGTCGGGCCGCATCCGGGTGCGTGAAGGCGTGGCGCGCCCCGCCGAGGACATCATCCGAGAGCTGTGGGCCGAAGTGTTCGACCCTGCCCGGCAGGGCCGGGACGAGGCGGGTGACGGCGAGGCGGCCGACGCGGGAAAAGCCGCGGCCCCGCACCGGGGCTGA
- a CDS encoding acyl-CoA thioesterase domain-containing protein: MDFASIMNLEPHGPDTYVGVGPQYPWGGLYGGQIVSQALRAATLAVEPEFEVHSLHAYFIRRGDHDEPTRFEVERVRNGRSFVTRRVVARQAVGAILSMSASFQRPEPGAEVQTAVLPDVPLPDQLDDSESWSTMFSRRFVTRSTWSGEAESEAGRRLGPGRAAAWLRNTEPVADEPGLQSCALAYLSDDIPTDAVVAQHPDRLKGEEHDWWSASLDHAIWFHRPLRADEWHLYDFTCHGLLSSRGLAVGHVFTLGGSHVATIAQEVLLRRPPKA; encoded by the coding sequence GTGGACTTCGCGTCGATCATGAACCTCGAACCGCACGGCCCGGACACGTATGTCGGTGTCGGGCCGCAGTACCCGTGGGGCGGGCTGTACGGCGGCCAGATCGTGTCGCAGGCCCTGCGTGCCGCCACGCTCGCCGTCGAGCCCGAGTTCGAGGTGCACTCGCTGCACGCTTACTTCATCCGCCGAGGCGACCACGACGAGCCCACCCGGTTCGAGGTCGAGCGGGTGCGCAACGGCCGGTCGTTCGTGACGCGGCGCGTGGTCGCCCGCCAGGCCGTGGGTGCGATCTTGTCGATGTCGGCCTCGTTCCAACGGCCCGAGCCGGGTGCCGAGGTGCAGACGGCCGTGCTGCCCGACGTGCCCTTGCCCGACCAGCTCGACGACAGCGAGAGCTGGAGCACGATGTTCAGCCGCCGGTTCGTCACGCGCTCCACGTGGTCGGGGGAGGCCGAGTCCGAGGCAGGGCGGCGGCTCGGCCCGGGACGGGCGGCGGCATGGTTGCGCAACACCGAGCCCGTTGCGGACGAACCCGGCCTGCAGTCATGCGCCCTTGCCTACTTGTCCGACGACATCCCCACCGACGCGGTGGTCGCGCAACACCCGGACCGGCTGAAGGGCGAGGAGCACGACTGGTGGAGCGCCAGCCTCGACCACGCGATCTGGTTCCACCGACCGTTGCGCGCCGACGAATGGCATCTCTACGACTTCACCTGTCACGGGCTGCTCAGCTCGCGGGGGCTGGCCGTCGGCCACGTGTTCACCCTCGGCGGGTCGCACGTGGCGACGATCGCTCAAGAAGTGCTGCTCCGCCGGCCACCGAAGGCCTGA
- the mftC gene encoding mycofactocin radical SAM maturase (MftC is a radical SAM/SPASM enzyme that catalyzes the first two steps in biosynthesis of the electron carrier mycofactocin from the terminal Val-Tyr dipeptide of the precursor peptide MftA.): MPVDLAPEPTTGRPAAGPARLAHDLKGGLDAPICLTWELTYACNLACVHCLSSSGRRDPRELTTTEAKAVIDELRRIQVFYVNVGGGEPTIRRDFFELVDYAIANDVGVKFSTNGSRITPEVARRLAGTDYLDVQISIDGATAGVNDAVRGEGSFAMARTAMDNLAAADFGPFKISIVVTRHNVDQLDDFEALAASYGAQLRVTRLRPSGRGADTWHELHPTNDQQRTIYRWLLDRPHVLTGDSFFHLSALGEPLPGLNLCGAGRVVCLIDPVGDVYACPFVLHDEFRAGSVRDPGGFTKVWRESELFLSLREPESEGACSSCGQYDACQGGCMAAKFFNGMPLDGPDPECVNGHGEAALAALVADGVPVPSPGPGHSKPAGAGPQPVAFTRRAPA, translated from the coding sequence GTGCCCGTTGACCTTGCCCCCGAGCCGACCACCGGCCGCCCTGCCGCCGGCCCGGCGCGCTTGGCGCATGACCTCAAGGGTGGGCTCGACGCGCCCATCTGCCTCACGTGGGAGCTCACGTACGCGTGCAACTTGGCGTGCGTGCACTGCCTGTCCTCGTCGGGTCGCCGCGATCCCCGCGAGCTCACCACGACCGAAGCGAAGGCGGTGATCGACGAGCTGCGACGCATCCAGGTCTTCTACGTCAACGTCGGCGGGGGCGAACCCACGATCCGGCGCGACTTCTTCGAGTTGGTCGACTACGCCATTGCCAACGACGTCGGCGTGAAGTTCTCCACGAACGGCAGCCGGATCACGCCCGAGGTGGCGCGCCGACTCGCCGGCACCGACTACCTCGACGTGCAGATCTCGATCGACGGCGCGACCGCCGGGGTCAACGACGCCGTGCGCGGCGAGGGTTCGTTCGCCATGGCCCGCACCGCCATGGACAACTTGGCCGCGGCCGACTTCGGACCGTTCAAGATCTCGATCGTGGTCACCCGCCACAACGTCGATCAGCTCGACGACTTCGAGGCGTTGGCGGCGTCGTACGGCGCGCAGCTGCGCGTCACCCGCTTGCGGCCGTCCGGTCGCGGCGCAGACACCTGGCACGAGCTGCACCCCACCAACGACCAGCAGCGCACGATCTACCGCTGGCTGCTCGACCGTCCCCACGTGCTCACCGGCGACTCGTTCTTCCACTTGTCGGCCCTCGGCGAGCCGCTGCCGGGCCTCAACTTGTGCGGCGCAGGACGGGTGGTGTGCCTGATCGACCCGGTCGGCGACGTCTACGCCTGCCCGTTCGTGTTGCACGACGAGTTCCGCGCCGGCTCGGTGCGCGACCCGGGCGGGTTCACCAAGGTGTGGCGGGAGTCGGAGCTGTTCCTCAGCTTGCGCGAGCCGGAGTCCGAGGGCGCCTGCTCGTCCTGCGGCCAGTACGACGCCTGCCAGGGCGGCTGCATGGCAGCCAAGTTCTTCAACGGCATGCCGCTCGACGGACCCGACCCCGAGTGCGTGAACGGCCACGGCGAAGCCGCGCTCGCCGCCTTGGTGGCCGACGGGGTGCCCGTCCCGTCGCCCGGCCCAGGTCACTCCAAGCCGGCCGGCGCCGGCCCGCAACCCGTCGCCTTCACCCGTCGCGCACCTGCCTGA
- a CDS encoding vWA domain-containing protein, which produces MSPQTGALDQAAFDELATDDLDAALALLADLSGATDPRLRALARQLAGRVVIDLAAPVSREGRGSAGRLRTTRLPDTGGDLDLDASLGPLIEARAGGRPPSVDDLRGRWWAERSLALCLVVDRSGSMGGERLATAAVAAACLALRAPDDHSVLAFSDRTLVLQRQGGLRSTDEVIGDLLSLRGHGTTDLAGALHEATVQLARSRAHRRLAILLSDGRPTAGDDPIEAARSLTAVGELAVLAPHDDAEEARALAESVGGRCQPVTGPSSVPAALAALFAR; this is translated from the coding sequence GTGTCCCCACAGACCGGCGCGCTCGACCAGGCCGCGTTCGACGAGCTGGCCACCGACGACCTCGACGCCGCGCTCGCCCTGTTGGCCGACCTGAGCGGCGCGACGGACCCCCGGCTTCGCGCCCTGGCCCGCCAACTCGCCGGACGCGTGGTGATCGACCTCGCAGCGCCCGTCAGCCGCGAGGGCCGCGGTTCAGCCGGCCGGCTGCGCACCACCCGCCTGCCCGACACCGGTGGCGACCTCGATCTCGACGCCAGCCTGGGCCCGCTCATCGAGGCGCGGGCCGGCGGGCGGCCGCCGTCGGTCGACGACCTGCGCGGCCGGTGGTGGGCGGAGCGGTCGTTGGCGTTGTGCCTTGTGGTCGACCGGTCGGGGTCGATGGGCGGTGAGCGCCTGGCGACCGCCGCGGTCGCCGCGGCCTGCTTGGCGCTGCGGGCACCTGACGACCACAGCGTCCTCGCATTCAGCGACCGCACGCTCGTGCTGCAACGCCAAGGCGGCCTGCGTTCGACCGACGAGGTGATCGGCGACCTGCTGTCGTTGCGTGGCCACGGCACCACCGACCTCGCCGGCGCGCTGCACGAGGCGACGGTCCAGCTCGCCCGCTCCCGAGCACATCGCCGCCTGGCCATCCTGCTCTCCGACGGGCGGCCGACCGCCGGCGACGATCCGATCGAGGCCGCCCGGTCGCTCACCGCCGTCGGCGAGCTCGCCGTCCTCGCCCCTCACGACGACGCGGAGGAGGCCCGGGCCCTGGCCGAGTCGGTCGGTGGTCGTTGCCAGCCCGTCACCGGCCCGTCGTCGGTTCCCGCCGCGCTCGCCGCCCTGTTCGCCCGCTGA
- the mftB gene encoding mycofactocin biosynthesis chaperone MftB (MftB, a small protein, is a peptide chaperone that assists the radical SAM enzyme MftC in performing two modifications to the C-terminal Val-Tyr dipeptide of the mycofactocin precursor peptide, MftA. MftB's role is analogous to the role of PqqD in the biosynthesis of PQQ, a cofactor that derives entirely from a Tyr and a Glu in the precursor PqqA.), with the protein MTVTLDRAFALDPQVALRPEPFGALAYHYGNRRLVFLRSPDMVRVVEGLAEAPTVADALRTAAVAESRWPSFLSALDHLASSEVIRAR; encoded by the coding sequence ATGACCGTCACGCTCGACCGCGCGTTCGCGCTCGACCCGCAAGTCGCCCTCCGGCCCGAACCGTTCGGTGCGCTCGCGTACCACTACGGCAACCGCCGGCTGGTGTTCCTCCGTTCGCCCGACATGGTCCGGGTGGTGGAGGGGCTCGCCGAGGCGCCGACGGTGGCCGACGCCCTCCGCACCGCTGCGGTGGCCGAGTCGCGCTGGCCGTCGTTCCTGTCCGCCCTCGACCATCTGGCGTCCTCTGAGGTGATCCGTGCCCGTTGA
- the mftA gene encoding mycofactocin precursor MftA (Mycofactocin is a small molecule electron carrier derived from the final two amino acids, Val-Tyr, of MftA, the mycofactocin precursor. It plays a role in redox homeostasis and the metabolism of alcohols and aldehydes in Actinobacteria, including Mycobacterium tuberculosis.), whose protein sequence is MTALLRGNNVSPDTTTADQVTTDDTDEAVEEVLVEEISIDGMCGVY, encoded by the coding sequence ATGACGGCACTCCTCAGGGGGAACAACGTGAGCCCAGACACGACGACGGCCGACCAGGTCACGACCGACGACACCGACGAGGCCGTCGAAGAGGTCCTGGTCGAGGAGATCTCGATCGACGGCATGTGCGGGGTCTACTGA
- a CDS encoding acyl-CoA dehydrogenase family protein: MDFAVDPALADLQAEATALGREVGARLDMREDAWMVGHDEEFARQLAARRWLGLTWPTSAGGGGRPPIERALIFEALIGEGAPVAAAWFADRQIGPTLLQFGTDEQQQRWLPGILAGTDMWAIGMSEPDAGSDVASLRTRAVRDGDTWVVNGAKVWTSGAALADYCYLICRTDPDAPPHQGLSEFVVDLHSPGVEVRPIVDATGNRHFCEVVYTDVRVPADHLIGEPNGSFRQVMRQMEHERGGIDRLVSNRRLYLDCLALADGDDPLVRQEIAALETGYQIGRLLVYREVVGQAPRSFSAATKTFCTEYEQRVATFCGRVLGPAATLAEPGLPARVSRNLVYASAYTIMGGTTQILRNILGERVLGLPR; the protein is encoded by the coding sequence ATGGACTTCGCCGTCGACCCCGCGTTGGCTGATCTGCAAGCCGAGGCCACCGCGTTGGGCCGCGAAGTCGGCGCGCGCCTCGACATGCGCGAAGACGCCTGGATGGTCGGCCACGACGAGGAGTTCGCTCGCCAGCTCGCCGCACGCCGTTGGCTCGGGCTGACGTGGCCCACCTCGGCCGGCGGGGGTGGGCGGCCGCCGATCGAGCGGGCGCTGATCTTCGAAGCGCTCATCGGCGAAGGCGCTCCGGTGGCCGCGGCGTGGTTCGCCGATCGCCAGATCGGCCCCACGTTGTTGCAGTTCGGCACCGACGAGCAGCAGCAGCGATGGCTGCCGGGGATCCTCGCCGGCACCGACATGTGGGCGATCGGCATGAGCGAGCCCGACGCGGGATCCGATGTCGCGTCGCTGCGCACCCGAGCGGTGCGCGACGGCGACACCTGGGTGGTGAACGGCGCCAAAGTGTGGACCAGCGGCGCCGCGCTGGCCGACTACTGCTACCTCATCTGCCGAACCGATCCCGATGCACCGCCCCACCAGGGGCTGTCGGAGTTCGTGGTCGACCTGCACAGCCCCGGCGTGGAAGTGCGCCCGATCGTCGACGCCACCGGCAACCGCCACTTCTGCGAGGTGGTCTACACCGACGTGCGCGTGCCGGCCGACCACCTGATCGGCGAGCCGAACGGCAGCTTCCGCCAAGTGATGCGCCAGATGGAACACGAGCGCGGGGGCATCGACCGGCTGGTGTCGAACCGGCGGCTGTATCTGGACTGCCTGGCGCTGGCCGACGGCGACGACCCGCTGGTTCGCCAAGAGATCGCCGCGCTGGAGACCGGCTACCAGATCGGTCGGCTGCTCGTGTACCGCGAGGTCGTCGGTCAGGCACCCCGCTCGTTTTCGGCTGCGACCAAGACCTTCTGCACCGAGTACGAGCAACGAGTGGCGACGTTCTGCGGGCGGGTGCTCGGCCCTGCCGCGACCCTCGCCGAGCCCGGGTTGCCGGCGCGGGTGTCGCGCAACCTCGTCTATGCGAGCGCCTACACGATCATGGGCGGCACGACGCAGATCCTGCGCAACATCTTGGGTGAGCGGGTGCTCGGTCTGCCTCGGTAG
- a CDS encoding NDMA-dependent alcohol dehydrogenase: MQTEAAVLWETGADWSIETVELDDPKAGEVRVKLAASGMCHSDEHLVTGDLPFELPIIGGHEGAGVVEEVGPGVTSLQVGDHVVFGFIPACGRCPSCSTGHQNLCDLGQFLATGKQIADLTSRHHANDRDLNLMCCLGTFAKYTVVNEASCIKIDDDIPLDKACLVGCGVTTGWGSAVYAAGVSPGDNVAVIGAGGIGMNAIQGAKLAGAERIFAIDPVEFKREQAQKFGATHTGTTAAESFDLVQGETWGRMCDKVIVTMGVGDGSQMAAIMGLVAKRGRAIITNITPWTEMSASLSMLDLTLMEKGLVGSLFGSANPRYDIPKLLELYRQGQLDLDGLVTRTYKLEDVNQGYADMRDGKNIRGVLIYE; the protein is encoded by the coding sequence GTGCAGACCGAAGCCGCAGTGTTGTGGGAGACCGGTGCTGACTGGAGCATCGAGACGGTCGAGCTCGACGATCCCAAGGCGGGTGAGGTGCGCGTGAAGCTCGCCGCCTCTGGCATGTGCCACTCCGACGAGCACCTCGTCACGGGCGACCTGCCCTTCGAGCTGCCGATCATCGGTGGCCACGAAGGCGCCGGTGTGGTCGAGGAGGTCGGCCCAGGCGTCACCAGCCTCCAAGTCGGCGACCACGTGGTGTTCGGGTTCATCCCCGCGTGCGGTCGCTGCCCGTCGTGCTCGACCGGTCACCAGAACTTGTGCGACCTCGGCCAGTTCCTCGCCACCGGCAAGCAGATCGCCGACCTCACGAGCCGCCACCACGCCAACGACCGCGACCTCAACTTGATGTGCTGCCTCGGCACGTTCGCGAAGTACACGGTCGTCAACGAGGCGTCGTGTATCAAGATCGACGACGACATCCCGCTCGACAAGGCTTGCCTGGTCGGCTGCGGCGTCACCACCGGGTGGGGTTCCGCGGTCTACGCCGCGGGCGTCTCGCCGGGCGACAACGTGGCGGTGATCGGCGCGGGCGGCATCGGCATGAACGCCATCCAGGGCGCCAAGCTCGCCGGCGCGGAGCGGATCTTCGCCATCGACCCCGTCGAGTTCAAGCGGGAGCAGGCCCAGAAGTTCGGCGCCACCCACACCGGAACGACCGCGGCAGAGTCGTTCGACCTGGTCCAAGGCGAGACGTGGGGTCGCATGTGCGACAAGGTCATCGTCACGATGGGCGTCGGCGACGGCTCGCAGATGGCCGCGATCATGGGCCTCGTCGCCAAGCGCGGGCGGGCGATCATCACCAACATCACGCCGTGGACCGAGATGTCGGCGAGCCTCAGCATGCTCGACCTCACGCTCATGGAGAAGGGCCTGGTCGGATCGCTGTTCGGTTCGGCCAACCCGCGCTACGACATCCCGAAGCTGCTCGAGCTGTACCGCCAGGGTCAGCTCGACCTCGACGGGCTCGTCACCCGCACGTACAAGCTCGAAGACGTCAACCAGGGCTACGCCGACATGCGTGACGGCAAGAACATCCGTGGCGTCTTGATCTACGAGTGA